The Saprospiraceae bacterium genome includes a window with the following:
- the trxB gene encoding thioredoxin-disulfide reductase — protein MSENIEKIHCLIIGSGPAGYTAAIYAARANMKPVLYTGKEPGGQLTITNDVENYPGYPEGVMGPQMMEDFKNQALRFGTDIRYELIEKVDFSGTQHKIWSETGHEIHADAVIIATGASAKWLGLESEQRLMNKGVSACAVCDGFFFRGQEVAIVGAGDTAAEEATYLAKLCKKVHLLVRRDEMRASKIMQERVLNTSNLEVHWNTVTEEILGEEGVEGVRIKNTVTGDVSVLDVTGFFVAIGHKPNTDIFEGFLDMDDSKYIKAMPGRTLTNIEGVFACGDAQDHIYRQAVTAAGTGCMAALDAERYLAAKGII, from the coding sequence ATGTCTGAAAATATCGAAAAAATCCATTGTCTGATTATCGGGTCCGGACCTGCGGGATATACAGCGGCTATATATGCTGCAAGAGCAAATATGAAACCGGTTTTATACACAGGTAAAGAACCGGGAGGTCAGTTGACTATCACAAATGATGTAGAAAATTATCCGGGATATCCGGAAGGAGTGATGGGACCGCAAATGATGGAAGACTTCAAGAATCAAGCGTTAAGATTCGGTACGGATATCCGTTACGAGCTGATTGAAAAAGTAGATTTTTCAGGCACGCAACACAAAATCTGGTCTGAAACAGGACATGAAATTCATGCAGATGCAGTCATTATAGCTACCGGTGCCAGTGCCAAATGGCTTGGCCTCGAATCAGAACAGCGTCTCATGAATAAAGGCGTGTCAGCTTGTGCTGTTTGTGACGGTTTCTTCTTCAGAGGCCAGGAAGTGGCAATAGTCGGTGCAGGAGACACAGCAGCAGAAGAAGCAACCTATCTTGCCAAACTTTGCAAAAAAGTACATCTGTTGGTCAGAAGAGATGAGATGAGAGCTTCCAAGATCATGCAGGAAAGAGTTTTGAACACATCCAATCTGGAAGTCCATTGGAATACCGTCACTGAAGAAATCCTTGGAGAGGAAGGTGTAGAAGGCGTCCGAATTAAAAATACAGTTACAGGAGATGTATCTGTTTTGGATGTAACCGGTTTTTTTGTTGCCATTGGCCATAAACCGAATACAGATATATTTGAAGGATTTCTGGATATGGATGATAGCAAGTACATTAAAGCTATGCCCGGAAGGACTTTGACTAACATCGAAGGTGTATTTGCTTGCGGAGATGCGCAGGATCATATTTATCGTCAGGCTGTCACCGCAGCTGGAACAGGATGCATGGCGGCATTGGATGCTGAAAGATATCTGGCTGCAAAAGGAATTATCTGA
- a CDS encoding cytochrome C oxidase subunit IV family protein encodes MGHLTYEASKQIATKTIIILAIITVFEVLFALLGKGYLIEGFHISGWITGFVMIALSLVKAYLIVYEFMHMKYEVPGLVKTVLLPTLLLVWAIIAFMMEGKYWGTSRTNVKNITVESSEPSTQQGSVYQPVAKDLF; translated from the coding sequence ATGGGACATCTTACTTATGAAGCTTCCAAGCAGATAGCTACAAAGACGATAATTATTCTTGCTATCATAACAGTTTTCGAGGTGCTTTTTGCACTTTTAGGGAAGGGATATCTGATTGAAGGCTTTCATATTTCGGGCTGGATTACAGGATTTGTAATGATTGCTTTGAGTTTGGTAAAAGCTTATTTGATTGTATATGAATTTATGCATATGAAATATGAAGTACCGGGCTTGGTAAAGACTGTATTATTACCAACTCTTTTGCTTGTTTGGGCTATTATTGCTTTTATGATGGAAGGGAAATATTGGGGGACAAGTCGGACAAATGTTAAAAATATAACCGTAGAGTCTTCAGAGCCATCTACACAACAAGGTTCTGTATATCAGCCCGTAGCAAAAGACTTATTCTGA
- the fbaA gene encoding class II fructose-bisphosphate aldolase, protein MSTKKFRAGVLFGDEVTELLTYANENQFALPAVNVIGTNSVNAAMETARDVNSPVIIQFSNGGSSFYAGKGLSNTDQKAAILGGISGALHIHNLAEAYGVPVILHTDHCAKNLLPWIDGLLDASEKHMDKYGFPLYSSHMLDLSEEPLHENVETCVHYLKRMDKLGITLEMELGVTGGEEDGVDNSDVDSSRLYTQPEEVAYSYEELLKVSNKFTVAAAFGNVHGVYKPGNVSLQPIILKNSQDYIQRKYNTGHNPVNFVFHGGSGSSREEIREAISYGAVKMNIDTDLQWAFWEGIKDYYETKKDYLQGQIGNPEGVDKPNKKQYDPRVWLRSGEATFIKRMKLAFEDLNCINRNA, encoded by the coding sequence ATGTCAACTAAAAAATTCAGAGCGGGTGTACTCTTTGGGGATGAAGTTACCGAACTTTTAACTTACGCCAATGAAAATCAATTTGCATTACCGGCAGTAAATGTTATCGGAACCAACAGCGTCAATGCTGCAATGGAAACCGCAAGGGATGTCAACTCTCCCGTCATCATACAATTCAGCAATGGAGGGTCATCTTTTTATGCCGGCAAAGGCTTGAGTAACACGGACCAGAAAGCTGCTATTTTAGGAGGTATTTCAGGTGCATTGCATATTCACAATCTGGCAGAAGCATATGGGGTTCCTGTTATATTGCATACGGATCATTGTGCCAAAAATTTGCTTCCATGGATAGACGGATTGCTGGATGCGAGTGAAAAGCACATGGATAAATATGGTTTTCCATTGTACAGTAGCCACATGCTGGACCTTTCAGAAGAGCCTTTGCATGAAAATGTAGAGACCTGTGTACATTATCTGAAACGAATGGACAAATTGGGTATAACACTAGAAATGGAACTTGGCGTGACAGGAGGAGAAGAAGACGGAGTTGATAATTCCGATGTGGATAGCTCCCGACTTTATACACAGCCGGAAGAAGTCGCTTATTCGTATGAAGAATTGCTGAAAGTGAGTAACAAGTTTACAGTTGCAGCCGCTTTTGGAAATGTACATGGCGTTTATAAACCCGGGAATGTGAGCCTTCAGCCCATCATCCTTAAAAATTCGCAGGATTACATTCAAAGGAAATATAATACAGGCCACAATCCTGTCAATTTTGTGTTCCACGGCGGCTCAGGATCTTCAAGGGAAGAAATCAGAGAAGCCATCAGTTACGGAGCTGTAAAAATGAACATTGACACAGACCTCCAATGGGCTTTCTGGGAAGGTATCAAAGACTATTATGAAACTAAAAAAGATTATCTGCAAGGTCAGATAGGCAATCCGGAAGGAGTAGATAAGCCCAATAAAAAGCAATACGACCCACGGGTATGGCTTCGTAGCGGAGAAGCAACATTCATAAAAAGAATGAAACTTGCTTTTGAAGATCTGAATTGTATCAACAGAAACGCCTGA
- the cyoE gene encoding protoheme IX farnesyltransferase codes for MLLEKFNDYVMLTKLRLTLVVVFSSMIGYLIVAGSNFLLYDLLLLLTGGFLVTASANTLNQVLEKDFDINMSRTANRPLAAGRMKTSEAVMFAGLACLVGISILALFNPITALLGMLSLITYSFVYTPLKRFSTAAVAVGAIPGALPVMIGCTAFDGKITFLALGLFVIQFLWQFPHFWSIGFLGFEDYKRAGFKLLPEINGEIDRKLGLISAIYGLMIVPVIYVLYTFSLVSIYSTLLVFIFTLIYIVLCFSFNRSFNRKSAMVLMFYSFFYLPFVLLSYWLI; via the coding sequence ATGTTATTGGAGAAATTCAATGACTATGTGATGTTGACTAAACTCAGGTTGACATTGGTTGTCGTTTTTTCATCGATGATTGGGTACCTGATTGTTGCCGGTAGTAACTTCCTGTTATATGATCTGCTTTTACTGCTAACAGGTGGATTTTTAGTTACAGCATCAGCCAATACCTTGAATCAGGTTCTTGAAAAAGATTTTGATATAAATATGTCAAGAACTGCCAACCGTCCTTTAGCCGCTGGCAGAATGAAAACTTCGGAAGCGGTTATGTTTGCCGGATTAGCATGTTTGGTCGGTATCAGTATTTTGGCACTTTTTAATCCGATAACAGCTCTGTTAGGAATGTTGTCCCTGATTACATATTCATTTGTTTATACTCCGTTAAAGAGGTTTTCAACAGCAGCTGTTGCAGTTGGAGCTATTCCGGGTGCATTGCCGGTCATGATCGGTTGTACTGCATTTGATGGTAAGATTACCTTTTTGGCTTTGGGTCTTTTTGTAATACAGTTCTTGTGGCAATTTCCACATTTCTGGTCTATTGGATTTTTGGGTTTTGAAGATTATAAGCGTGCAGGTTTCAAATTGTTACCTGAAATTAATGGCGAGATAGATCGTAAATTGGGACTCATTTCTGCCATATACGGTTTGATGATTGTTCCGGTAATTTATGTACTTTATACCTTTTCGTTGGTCAGTATATACTCAACTCTGTTAGTATTCATATTTACATTAATATATATAGTGTTGTGCTTCAGTTTTAACCGAAGTTTTAACAGGAAATCAGCCATGGTATTAATGTTTTATTCTTTCTTTTATCTTCCATTCGTTTTATTATCTTATTGGTTAATATAA
- a CDS encoding cob(I)yrinic acid a,c-diamide adenosyltransferase: MKIYTKTGDKGQTSLFGGKRLDKDDIRIEAYGTVDELNSNIGFLNACFEDSVQNSLLVEIQKRLFTVGSNLASDPDKEMITPDLKEEDIQKLELAMDEMNHVLPGLRFFILPGGDQAVGSAHICRTVCRRAERRVITLSRMSEVDDKIIIYLNRLSDYLFVLARKIGFDRQIAEIPWEPRKNT; encoded by the coding sequence ATGAAAATTTATACCAAAACAGGAGACAAAGGGCAGACTTCATTATTTGGTGGTAAAAGATTGGATAAGGATGATATAAGAATTGAAGCCTATGGAACGGTTGATGAATTGAATTCCAACATCGGGTTTTTAAATGCATGTTTTGAAGACAGTGTACAAAATTCTTTATTGGTCGAAATTCAAAAGCGATTATTTACAGTCGGTTCCAATCTGGCTTCTGATCCTGATAAAGAGATGATCACCCCTGATCTTAAAGAAGAAGATATACAAAAACTGGAATTAGCAATGGATGAAATGAATCATGTTCTTCCCGGGCTTCGTTTTTTTATTTTACCAGGCGGAGATCAGGCAGTGGGTTCAGCACACATTTGCAGGACTGTGTGCCGTCGTGCTGAGAGAAGGGTGATAACTTTGAGTCGAATGTCTGAAGTGGATGATAAAATCATCATTTACCTTAACAGATTGTCTGATTATTTATTTGTGTTGGCCCGGAAAATTGGCTTCGACCGGCAGATCGCAGAAATTCCATGGGAACCCCGAAAAAACACCTGA
- a CDS encoding DUF4442 domain-containing protein, protein MKKEAQDYIRKMTNPFLFRFGMLVRLPSVVFWGVSIKSLTNEFCEVTIPYAWRSQNPFKSIYFAALAGAAELSTGALCQVALAGRGSISMLVIDFRAEYFKKASERITFRCDQGKEVEQLIENLSIQEDKTGTLQMISTGQNQKGETVAKFYITWSFKIK, encoded by the coding sequence ATGAAAAAAGAAGCACAAGATTATATCCGCAAAATGACCAATCCATTCCTTTTCAGATTCGGGATGTTAGTCAGATTGCCGTCGGTTGTATTTTGGGGAGTTTCCATTAAATCGTTGACAAATGAGTTCTGTGAAGTCACTATCCCTTATGCCTGGAGAAGCCAAAATCCCTTTAAATCCATTTATTTTGCAGCTTTGGCTGGTGCAGCCGAATTGTCTACCGGTGCATTATGTCAGGTGGCATTGGCAGGAAGGGGCAGTATTTCCATGTTGGTTATAGATTTCAGGGCTGAATATTTTAAAAAAGCTTCTGAAAGAATAACCTTTCGCTGTGATCAGGGAAAAGAAGTGGAACAACTGATCGAAAATTTGTCCATCCAAGAAGACAAAACAGGTACTTTGCAAATGATCTCAACCGGTCAGAATCAAAAAGGTGAGACAGTAGCTAAATTTTACATAACCTGGTCTTTTAAAATCAAATGA
- a CDS encoding cytochrome c oxidase subunit 3, whose product MMEVDVFINKRNKIHPHKFALWAAMASILMMFGAFTSAYIVKQASGNWLEFSMPASFYASTVAIILSGIAVHSSFNSFKAGNENRYKYLLLAGFLLGITFIVCQYFGWLELFDKGVDLKGNVSGSFLYLITGVHALHVLGGIATLIVALIHAFSLKFNVTQKRIDRFDLVVNYWHFVDVLWIYLFIFLMFRK is encoded by the coding sequence ATGATGGAAGTTGATGTATTTATAAATAAAAGGAATAAAATTCACCCGCACAAATTTGCTTTATGGGCAGCTATGGCAAGTATCCTGATGATGTTTGGGGCATTTACAAGCGCTTACATCGTTAAACAGGCAAGCGGCAACTGGCTGGAATTTTCCATGCCTGCTTCATTTTATGCAAGTACTGTAGCCATAATTTTGTCAGGGATCGCTGTTCATTCTTCTTTTAATAGTTTTAAAGCTGGCAATGAAAACCGTTATAAATATTTATTGTTAGCAGGTTTTTTATTGGGGATTACTTTTATAGTTTGTCAATATTTCGGATGGCTTGAATTGTTTGATAAAGGGGTGGATTTGAAAGGAAATGTGTCAGGTTCGTTTTTATATCTGATCACAGGTGTGCATGCGTTGCACGTTTTGGGAGGGATAGCAACATTGATAGTAGCTTTGATTCATGCATTCTCACTCAAATTTAATGTAACACAAAAGCGAATAGACAGATTTGACCTGGTAGTCAATTATTGGCATTTTGTAGATGTATTGTGGATATATTTATTCATATTTTTAATGTTTAGAAAATAA
- a CDS encoding inorganic pyrophosphatase, giving the protein MTPKYKLHPWHGIEPGNRVPELVTAFIEIIPSDTVKYEIDKHSGYLKVDRPQKFSNIVPALYGFIPRTYCKEKVAELNMRQSGRTDIIGDNDPLDILVLTEKEITHGDIIVQAYPIGGFRLTDNNEADDKIIAVLKDDLIYGQWKNIDDVPENVINRLKHYFLTYKQMPDNPSMCIIDAVYGKGEAFEVIEASLQDYKNYYSEEV; this is encoded by the coding sequence TTGACACCTAAATACAAATTACACCCCTGGCATGGAATTGAACCGGGCAACAGGGTTCCTGAGTTGGTCACAGCTTTTATAGAAATAATACCCAGTGATACAGTCAAATATGAAATAGATAAACATTCAGGTTATCTGAAAGTGGATCGTCCCCAAAAATTCAGCAATATCGTTCCCGCTTTGTATGGATTTATTCCCCGGACTTATTGTAAAGAAAAGGTAGCGGAGTTAAATATGAGACAATCCGGCAGAACCGACATCATTGGCGACAATGACCCTCTGGATATACTGGTATTAACTGAAAAGGAGATCACACATGGAGATATCATTGTGCAGGCATATCCAATCGGTGGATTCAGACTTACGGACAACAATGAAGCTGATGATAAAATCATTGCTGTTTTAAAAGATGACCTGATTTATGGCCAATGGAAAAATATAGATGATGTTCCCGAAAATGTTATTAATAGACTGAAGCACTACTTTCTGACGTATAAACAAATGCCTGATAATCCTTCTATGTGTATTATAGATGCAGTTTACGGTAAAGGTGAAGCATTTGAAGTGATTGAAGCGAGTTTACAGGATTACAAAAACTATTATAGTGAAGAAGTATAA
- a CDS encoding cytochrome c oxidase subunit 3: protein MATDTLAHEHHHTDVNEKPSWKGGSEPFKASYGKLMMWYFLLSDAFTFSGFLIAYGALRFSMPTWPVPDFVFSTFPGGFHHKPLLFVTVMTFVLLASSFTMVRAVQEGHRENKGGVVFWMIMTIVGGAIFLGCQAWEWNTLIGGEHMTVKVNPFGTHTESGVYLMGDGHDIKEGDAFKVGDSYLIHKHDGEWTPLDYKVTEGDNAGAVKQQSFGPKAFGALFFFITGFHGFHVFSGVLFLLIICVNAASGLYAKRRNGYEMVEKIGLYWHFVDLVWVFVFLVFYLL from the coding sequence ATGGCAACAGATACATTAGCTCATGAGCATCATCATACCGATGTAAATGAAAAGCCATCCTGGAAGGGTGGAAGTGAGCCCTTTAAGGCGAGTTATGGTAAACTCATGATGTGGTATTTTTTATTGTCTGATGCGTTTACTTTTTCAGGCTTTTTGATTGCATATGGTGCATTGAGATTCAGTATGCCAACCTGGCCTGTACCTGATTTTGTATTCAGTACATTTCCGGGTGGATTTCACCACAAACCCTTACTTTTTGTGACGGTCATGACCTTCGTGCTATTGGCCAGTTCATTTACAATGGTAAGAGCAGTACAAGAAGGACATCGTGAGAATAAAGGTGGTGTTGTATTCTGGATGATTATGACAATTGTAGGTGGCGCTATATTTTTGGGATGTCAGGCTTGGGAATGGAATACATTGATTGGTGGTGAACACATGACAGTAAAAGTCAATCCTTTTGGAACGCATACAGAATCAGGTGTTTATCTGATGGGGGATGGTCATGACATAAAGGAAGGAGATGCGTTTAAAGTGGGGGACTCATACCTTATTCATAAGCATGATGGGGAATGGACACCTTTAGACTATAAAGTTACTGAAGGGGATAATGCCGGAGCAGTCAAGCAACAGTCATTCGGTCCTAAAGCTTTTGGGGCTCTGTTCTTTTTTATAACCGGATTTCATGGATTCCACGTATTTTCAGGTGTTTTGTTCTTATTAATTATCTGTGTCAATGCAGCATCAGGGCTATATGCGAAACGAAGAAATGGTTATGAGATGGTTGAAAAAATAGGGCTTTACTGGCACTTCGTGGATTTGGTTTGGGTATTTGTATTTCTTGTTTTCTATTTACTTTGA
- a CDS encoding cbb3-type cytochrome c oxidase subunit I — MANLAAYEEDVLIKDQGYDDHFHDHHHGDKYQSGFLMHYVFSMDHKIIARQFLITGIIWAIIGAAMSVVFRMQLGFPEESLTWIKPFLGKWIVVDPTTGIGKLSPEFYYALVTMHGTILVFFVLTAGLSGTFSNLLIPLQIGARDMASPFLNMLSYWFFFLAGIIMFYSLFLNTGPFSGGWVAYPPLSALPQASSGSGAGMTLWLVSLTFFVVSVLLGGINYITTILNLRTKGMSMWRLPLPIWAFFVTAILGLLSFPVLVSGFFMLICDRSLGTSFFLSDIFIAGQALDRVGGSPILYQHLFWFLGHPEVYIIILPAMGIVSEVLSVHARKPVFGYRAMVYSILAIGFLSFIVWAHHMFMAGVNPFLSNFFVVFTLIIAVPSAVKVFNWITTLYGGNIRLNTPMLFAIGFVSMFISGGLTGIFLGNSAIDIQMHDTYFVVAHFHIVMGVAAFFGMFAGVYHWYPKMFGRFMNETLGKIHFWGTIIGAYAIFWPMHYLGMAGVPRRYYSFDTFDAFRHFTDMNKFITVFAIISFAIQLVFVINFFYSIWYGKKMKVKNPWGATTLEWTTGIEPIHGNWPGKLPVVHRWAYDYNKDEREFVQQHIPLKEGEVGDH; from the coding sequence TATGTTTTTTCAATGGACCATAAGATTATTGCCCGGCAGTTTTTGATTACGGGAATTATCTGGGCGATTATTGGAGCAGCTATGTCTGTTGTATTCAGAATGCAGTTGGGCTTTCCGGAAGAAAGTCTTACCTGGATAAAGCCGTTTCTTGGAAAATGGATCGTCGTTGATCCAACTACGGGAATCGGTAAATTGTCCCCTGAATTTTATTATGCTTTGGTAACAATGCATGGTACTATTCTGGTATTTTTTGTTTTGACTGCAGGGTTAAGTGGTACATTCAGTAACCTTTTGATTCCATTACAAATAGGGGCCAGAGATATGGCATCGCCATTCCTGAACATGCTTTCTTATTGGTTCTTTTTTCTGGCAGGTATTATCATGTTTTATTCTCTGTTTTTAAATACAGGGCCTTTTTCAGGGGGTTGGGTAGCTTATCCGCCTTTAAGTGCTTTACCACAAGCATCATCAGGTTCCGGAGCAGGTATGACTTTGTGGCTGGTGAGTTTAACGTTTTTTGTGGTTTCGGTACTATTAGGAGGTATTAACTACATAACTACAATCCTGAATTTACGAACGAAGGGGATGAGTATGTGGAGACTTCCATTACCCATCTGGGCTTTTTTCGTCACTGCTATTCTAGGATTGTTGTCATTTCCTGTATTAGTTTCAGGATTCTTCATGTTGATTTGTGACAGAAGCCTCGGCACCAGTTTTTTCCTGAGTGACATTTTTATTGCTGGACAGGCTCTTGACAGGGTAGGTGGAAGCCCAATATTATATCAGCATTTATTTTGGTTTTTAGGACACCCTGAAGTTTATATTATTATTCTTCCTGCCATGGGTATCGTATCCGAAGTGCTATCTGTTCATGCCAGAAAGCCTGTATTTGGATACAGGGCGATGGTGTATTCAATATTAGCAATCGGGTTTTTATCTTTCATAGTATGGGCACACCACATGTTTATGGCAGGTGTAAATCCGTTCCTTTCCAATTTCTTTGTAGTATTCACTTTGATCATTGCGGTTCCGTCTGCAGTAAAAGTGTTTAACTGGATCACCACTTTGTATGGAGGTAATATCCGATTGAATACACCAATGTTGTTTGCAATTGGATTCGTATCCATGTTTATATCTGGTGGTCTGACAGGTATATTTTTAGGTAATTCGGCTATAGATATACAAATGCATGATACCTATTTTGTTGTGGCCCACTTTCACATTGTAATGGGAGTAGCAGCTTTTTTCGGAATGTTTGCAGGAGTTTATCACTGGTATCCTAAGATGTTTGGTAGATTTATGAATGAGACTCTGGGTAAAATACATTTTTGGGGAACAATCATAGGGGCATATGCTATCTTCTGGCCGATGCATTATCTAGGTATGGCGGGTGTGCCAAGACGTTACTATAGTTTTGATACTTTCGATGCCTTCAGGCACTTTACAGATATGAACAAGTTTATCACTGTGTTTGCAATCATTTCTTTTGCGATACAATTAGTTTTTGTTATCAATTTCTTTTACAGCATTTGGTATGGTAAAAAAATGAAGGTTAAAAATCCGTGGGGTGCAACCACATTGGAGTGGACGACCGGTATTGAGCCAATCCACGGTAACTGGCCTGGAAAATTGCCTGTAGTACATAGATGGGCTTATGATTATAATAAAGATGAAAGAGAATTTGTACAACAACATATCCCTTTAAAAGAAGGGGAAGTAGGAGATCATTAA
- a CDS encoding DUF420 domain-containing protein produces the protein MNYQKPNIELGKKLDTVAYIVSVLVLVLVVMMRRFKIDLGVDFSFLPPFHAVFNTIVTICLLAALYFIKQKNIEAHRKSVFAAMIFSALFLLCYVLYHFTTVETTFCKDGIIRTFYFILLISHIVLAAVSFPFILLTFIRGYTFQVEKHRKMAKWVYPMWLYVAITGPICYLMLKPCYL, from the coding sequence ATGAATTATCAGAAACCAAATATTGAACTCGGAAAGAAGCTCGATACAGTAGCTTACATAGTTTCTGTGTTGGTGTTAGTTCTGGTCGTTATGATGCGTCGCTTTAAAATAGATTTGGGGGTAGATTTCTCATTTTTACCACCATTTCATGCTGTATTTAATACAATCGTGACCATTTGTCTTTTGGCAGCTTTATACTTTATCAAACAAAAAAATATAGAGGCCCACAGAAAATCTGTCTTTGCTGCAATGATTTTTTCTGCACTGTTTCTTCTTTGCTATGTTTTATATCATTTTACAACGGTAGAGACTACATTTTGTAAAGATGGAATCATTCGAACCTTTTATTTTATCCTATTGATTTCTCATATAGTTTTGGCAGCGGTATCTTTTCCTTTTATTTTACTTACTTTTATTCGAGGTTACACTTTTCAGGTGGAGAAACACAGAAAAATGGCAAAGTGGGTATATCCGATGTGGTTATATGTAGCCATCACCGGACCGATCTGTTATCTAATGTTGAAACCTTGTTATTTATAA